A single genomic interval of Desulfovibrio sp. TomC harbors:
- a CDS encoding response regulator: MTPDQPVVLVLDDEELLRESLSLFLENEGFIVFQAVSAENALALLPGLSCQAVVVDIRLPGLSGLQFIEKAHGLWPRLKFLIYTGSPGVFLSPEVLAAGVTPDFLFTKPAADLSYLAQALRRLLAVP; the protein is encoded by the coding sequence ATGACGCCAGACCAACCTGTCGTGCTGGTCCTTGACGACGAGGAGCTGCTGCGCGAAAGCCTGTCTCTTTTCCTGGAAAACGAAGGCTTTATCGTATTTCAGGCGGTAAGCGCGGAAAACGCCCTGGCCTTGCTGCCCGGCCTGTCCTGCCAGGCCGTCGTGGTGGACATCCGCCTGCCCGGCCTGTCCGGCCTGCAATTTATTGAAAAAGCCCATGGCCTGTGGCCCCGGCTCAAATTTCTCATCTACACCGGCTCGCCCGGCGTTTTCCTCAGCCCGGAGGTCCTGGCGGCCGGCGTCACACCGGATTTCCTCTTTACCAAACCGGCCGCGGATCTCTCATACCTGGCCCAAGCCCTGCGCCGACTGCTCGCCGTTCCGTGA
- a CDS encoding response regulator yields MSESVRVLLVDDEESYVETLRKRLMRRGLEVGMAHSGEQALESLAANPVDVVLLDVKMPGMDGMETLSRIKQAHPRTEVIMLTGHANVDVAIRGMEQGAFDYLMKPAEMDDLYYKIQDAHKKILLAGKS; encoded by the coding sequence GTGAGCGAGTCCGTGCGGGTACTGCTGGTGGATGACGAAGAAAGCTATGTGGAAACGCTGCGCAAGCGTCTGATGCGTCGGGGGCTGGAGGTCGGCATGGCCCATAGTGGCGAACAGGCCTTGGAATCGTTGGCAGCCAACCCTGTGGACGTGGTGCTGCTGGACGTCAAAATGCCCGGCATGGACGGCATGGAGACGCTTTCGCGCATCAAACAGGCCCATCCCCGGACCGAGGTCATCATGCTCACCGGCCATGCCAACGTGGATGTGGCCATTCGCGGCATGGAGCAGGGGGCCTTTGACTATCTCATGAAGCCGGCGGAAATGGACGACCTGTACTACAAAATCCAGGACGCCCATAAAAAGATCCTGTTGGCCGGGAAAAGTTAG
- the cysQ gene encoding 3'(2'),5'-bisphosphate nucleotidase CysQ: protein MRELDRTALMGLARLAGHAVLELYHGSVAVEMKDDQTPLTTADTRSNEIILAGLAQLFPDIPVVGEETANAPYAVRQRYSRCFVVDPLDGTKEFLHKNGEFCVNIALVEHGRPVFGVIHAPVADTLYAGGPDIPSTRRVADGPSEAIRVRRPAPDEPLIAVASRSHPSPGLAAYLERFPGLRCISRGSALKFCALAEGACHLYPRLGPTSEWDTAAGHAIVLGAGGTMTALDGSPFLYNKPQLLNGPFLAHSLDVVDRRLFF, encoded by the coding sequence ATGCGCGAACTTGACCGCACCGCTCTCATGGGGCTGGCCCGTCTGGCCGGACACGCGGTCCTGGAACTCTACCACGGCAGCGTTGCCGTGGAAATGAAAGATGACCAGACCCCGCTGACCACCGCCGACACCCGGTCAAACGAGATCATCCTGGCCGGGCTGGCCCAGCTCTTCCCCGACATCCCGGTGGTGGGCGAGGAAACCGCCAATGCCCCCTACGCCGTCCGTCAGCGGTATTCCCGGTGCTTCGTGGTCGATCCCCTGGACGGAACCAAGGAATTTCTCCACAAAAACGGTGAATTCTGCGTCAATATCGCCCTGGTCGAACACGGCCGGCCGGTCTTCGGCGTCATCCACGCCCCGGTGGCCGACACGCTCTACGCCGGCGGCCCGGACATCCCGAGCACCCGTCGCGTGGCCGACGGCCCGTCCGAGGCCATCCGGGTGCGCCGTCCGGCCCCGGACGAGCCGCTTATCGCCGTGGCCAGCCGCTCCCATCCCTCGCCTGGACTGGCCGCCTACCTGGAACGCTTCCCCGGCCTGCGCTGCATCAGCCGGGGCAGCGCGCTGAAATTCTGCGCCCTGGCCGAAGGGGCCTGCCACCTCTATCCGCGCCTGGGACCCACTTCGGAATGGGACACCGCCGCCGGCCACGCCATCGTGCTCGGAGCCGGCGGGACCATGACCGCCCTGGACGGGTCGCCCTTCCTCTACAACAAACCCCAACTCCTCAACGGACCATTTCTCGCCCACAGCCTGGACGTGGTCGATAGGAGGCTGTTTTTCTAG
- a CDS encoding molybdopterin biosynthesis protein: protein MRRNIYLRTIPIEEALSRVMAELDRETLVGVERIGAERSAGRITAEPVMALYSSPTYHSAAMDGIAVRAAETFAAREGSPVRLVQGENFVFVNTGHAMPASYDAVIMIENVVMDGEAATIESPVAPFAHVRRIGEDIVATEMILPGHRRISPYDVGALLSCGAYDVSVYEQIRIRVIPTGDEVMDFTTRPAPGPGQVVESNSMLLCALADEWGFACHRVPPVPDDPEALAQAVKEGLESDAHIVVTVAGSSAGSKDFARATMERFGQVLVHGVAAMPGKPSLLGVAKGGKLLVGAPGYPVSAVVCFERLLYPLACWLTRSEPRRRQTVTTSLARSVPSRLGMVDFVRLAVGQVGDRYVALPLSRGAGSISTMTKAQAVTQLPAEAEGLEAGAEVTAELLVDAGELERTLVCVGSHDNTLDILADLLMRRLPSIRLASSHVGSMGGLIALRNDAAMIAGSHLFDPATGDYNFPFLTKYLSGLDVTVINLAIRQQGLIVAPGNPLGIAGVADLADGAVRYLNRQRGAGTRILFDYHLAQAGIEPGRVSGYDREEHTHMAVAVNIHTGAADCGLGVYAAAKALGLDFVPLARERYDLVVPTAYLDDPKIRAVFEVVDSAAFKTRVHELGGYETDWTGRVMQPGMGLPGGK, encoded by the coding sequence GTGAGACGCAATATCTATCTGCGCACGATTCCTATTGAAGAAGCGCTGTCGCGGGTGATGGCCGAGCTTGATCGGGAGACGCTGGTGGGCGTGGAGCGCATCGGGGCCGAGCGCTCGGCCGGGCGCATCACGGCCGAGCCGGTCATGGCCCTGTACTCCTCGCCCACCTACCACAGCGCGGCCATGGACGGCATTGCCGTGCGCGCCGCCGAGACCTTTGCCGCCCGGGAAGGATCGCCGGTCCGGCTGGTTCAGGGCGAGAATTTCGTCTTCGTCAACACCGGCCATGCCATGCCGGCCTCCTATGACGCCGTGATCATGATCGAAAACGTGGTCATGGACGGCGAGGCGGCCACCATCGAGTCGCCGGTGGCCCCGTTTGCCCATGTCCGGCGCATCGGCGAGGACATTGTGGCCACGGAGATGATTTTGCCGGGCCATCGCCGCATTTCGCCCTACGATGTGGGGGCGCTGTTGTCGTGCGGGGCGTATGACGTTTCAGTTTACGAACAAATCCGCATCCGGGTCATCCCCACCGGCGATGAGGTCATGGATTTCACCACCCGCCCTGCTCCCGGGCCGGGCCAGGTGGTGGAGAGCAATTCCATGCTGCTGTGCGCCCTGGCCGACGAATGGGGCTTTGCCTGCCACCGGGTGCCGCCGGTGCCCGATGATCCCGAAGCCCTGGCCCAGGCGGTCAAAGAGGGTCTGGAATCGGACGCCCACATCGTGGTGACCGTGGCCGGGTCTTCGGCCGGCAGCAAGGATTTCGCCCGGGCCACCATGGAACGCTTCGGCCAGGTGCTGGTCCACGGCGTGGCTGCCATGCCGGGCAAGCCGTCGCTTCTGGGCGTGGCCAAGGGCGGCAAGCTGCTCGTTGGCGCACCGGGCTATCCGGTCAGCGCGGTGGTGTGTTTCGAGCGGCTGCTCTATCCCCTGGCCTGCTGGCTGACGCGCTCCGAGCCTCGTCGCCGTCAGACGGTGACGACGTCTCTGGCCCGCAGCGTCCCTTCGCGCCTGGGCATGGTGGATTTCGTGCGTCTGGCCGTGGGCCAGGTGGGAGATCGCTATGTGGCCCTGCCCCTGTCGCGTGGAGCGGGCAGCATCTCCACCATGACCAAGGCCCAGGCCGTGACCCAGCTGCCGGCCGAGGCCGAAGGCCTGGAGGCCGGAGCCGAGGTCACGGCCGAACTGCTCGTGGACGCCGGCGAACTGGAACGCACGCTGGTGTGCGTGGGCAGCCACGACAACACGCTGGACATCCTGGCCGATCTGCTCATGCGCCGGCTGCCCTCGATCCGGCTGGCTTCAAGCCATGTGGGCAGCATGGGCGGGCTTATCGCCCTGCGAAACGACGCGGCCATGATCGCCGGTTCCCACCTTTTTGACCCGGCCACCGGCGATTACAATTTCCCGTTCCTCACCAAGTACCTCTCCGGCCTGGACGTCACCGTCATCAATCTGGCCATCCGCCAGCAGGGCCTGATCGTGGCCCCGGGCAATCCGCTGGGCATTGCCGGCGTGGCCGATCTGGCCGACGGCGCGGTGCGCTATTTAAACCGCCAGCGCGGAGCCGGAACCCGGATACTGTTTGATTACCATCTGGCCCAGGCCGGCATCGAACCGGGCCGGGTGTCGGGCTACGACCGCGAGGAGCACACCCACATGGCCGTTGCCGTCAACATCCACACCGGAGCGGCCGACTGCGGCCTGGGCGTCTATGCCGCCGCCAAGGCCTTGGGCCTGGACTTCGTGCCGCTGGCCCGGGAACGCTACGATCTGGTTGTGCCCACGGCCTATCTGGACGATCCCAAGATCCGGGCGGTGTTCGAGGTGGTGGACAGTGCCGCCTTCAAGACCCGGGTCCATGAGCTTGGCGGTTACGAAACGGACTGGACCGGCCGGGTGATGCAGCCGGGCATGGGGTTGCCGGGCGGGAAGTGA
- a CDS encoding HD domain-containing protein gives MIDRAAALALVKAQNPNPGLLAHGRQTEAVMRALAARLGQDPELWGVTGLLHDLDYPATAATPERHGLALRDHLPANALPAEALDAIAAHNDEYTGHAPTTAFDFALRAAESVTGIISAAALVRPDKMQGMAAKSIKKKMKDKAFAANVRRANILECDKAGLPLDEFLTLAIAAIADVAAETGLA, from the coding sequence ATGATCGACCGCGCCGCCGCCCTGGCCCTGGTCAAGGCCCAGAACCCCAACCCGGGCCTGCTCGCCCATGGGCGCCAGACCGAGGCCGTCATGCGCGCCCTGGCCGCCCGCCTGGGCCAGGACCCCGAACTATGGGGCGTAACCGGCCTGCTCCACGATCTGGACTACCCGGCCACCGCCGCCACCCCCGAACGCCACGGCCTGGCCCTTCGCGACCACCTCCCCGCAAACGCCCTGCCGGCCGAGGCCCTGGACGCCATCGCCGCCCACAACGACGAATACACCGGCCACGCCCCGACCACCGCCTTTGACTTCGCCCTGCGTGCCGCCGAATCCGTCACCGGCATCATCAGCGCCGCCGCCCTGGTGCGGCCCGACAAGATGCAGGGCATGGCCGCCAAAAGCATCAAAAAGAAGATGAAGGACAAGGCCTTTGCCGCCAACGTCCGCCGGGCCAATATCCTCGAATGCGACAAGGCCGGCCTGCCGCTCGACGAATTCCTCACCCTGGCCATTGCCGCCATTGCCGACGTGGCCGCCGAAACCGGACTGGCCTAG
- a CDS encoding ATP-binding protein translates to MRIPLQALWTRLTGGSITTILVGVVLLAALPAMTAIVWTSFDARSRAKAEAIYQLSIVSHSLAVAQRTITAQAINLLGVLAAAEPVRSQDRPAASVLFASILREHSELSNLFMTNAAGRVTASGLRSFLDIDLSDRKYFQDVAATNAPSVGDFILGRSSGKPIMVFAVPLHDADGAMSGVLGLSYYLDGYERMLQGLVMPPHARVTLLDYQGRRMIASPANPAYPLGQQAHPPAWARMRDSAADEGVFIGSRPTGQEAIFSFIRLRLAPDQPPYLTIVITSALFEAYANADALLSRGLALAGLATLLALVIARLAGQAAIGRGLAALGAAAARLAGGDLSTRVDSSLGALELGQLGRNFNAMADTIEIREQQLAQAARALDKVRNQLSNILESMPSAIIGVDAAGRVSHFNAQAVALFARTREAVIGSDAATAVPFLAEHRRTMEAALRERRSMVLERMPLCHNGDCDLVTMLFYPLVANGVDGVVIRIDDITERERLRELMIQTEKMMSVGGLAAGMAHEINNPLGSILQAAQVVEMQLDPAIPANQAAAAQAGITVEAVRAYLEARKVLKFIAGIREAGVRAAGIVASMLEFSRQSDSRQAPADVRTMVDKSLALAESDYDLKKKYDFRHITIVRDYPEHPVEVVCAATEIEQVLLNLLKNAAHALAATTDPTRKPTITVGIRPLPEAVEITVADNGPGMDEAVRARIFEPFYTTKPQGEGTGLGLSVSYFIIVNNHGGAIRMDSTPGQGAVCTVTLPCLPRPPRGGTA, encoded by the coding sequence ATGAGAATCCCTCTCCAGGCGCTTTGGACGCGGCTCACAGGCGGGTCCATCACCACGATACTGGTCGGCGTCGTGCTCCTGGCGGCTCTGCCGGCCATGACGGCCATCGTCTGGACCAGCTTCGACGCCCGCAGCCGGGCCAAAGCCGAGGCCATCTACCAGCTCTCCATCGTCTCCCACAGCCTGGCCGTGGCCCAGCGCACCATTACCGCCCAGGCCATCAACCTGCTTGGCGTCCTGGCCGCCGCCGAACCGGTCAGAAGCCAGGACCGGCCGGCGGCAAGCGTCCTTTTTGCCTCCATCCTGCGCGAGCATTCGGAACTTTCCAATCTGTTTATGACCAATGCCGCCGGTCGCGTCACGGCTTCGGGCCTGCGGTCGTTTCTGGACATCGATCTTTCCGACCGCAAATATTTCCAGGATGTGGCGGCGACCAACGCCCCGAGCGTGGGCGATTTCATCCTGGGCCGTTCGAGCGGCAAGCCCATCATGGTCTTCGCCGTGCCGTTGCACGACGCCGACGGCGCCATGTCCGGCGTGCTTGGCCTGTCCTATTATCTCGACGGCTACGAACGGATGCTGCAAGGCTTGGTGATGCCCCCCCATGCCCGGGTCACCCTGCTCGACTACCAGGGGCGGCGCATGATCGCCTCTCCGGCCAACCCCGCCTACCCTCTGGGGCAACAGGCCCACCCTCCGGCCTGGGCCAGAATGCGCGACAGCGCGGCAGACGAGGGGGTTTTCATCGGCTCGCGGCCGACCGGCCAGGAAGCCATCTTCAGTTTTATCCGTCTGCGTCTGGCCCCAGACCAACCGCCCTACCTCACCATCGTGATCACCAGCGCCCTCTTTGAAGCCTATGCCAACGCCGACGCCTTGCTCTCCCGGGGACTGGCCCTGGCCGGTCTGGCCACGTTGCTGGCCCTGGTCATTGCCCGGTTGGCCGGACAGGCCGCCATCGGACGCGGCCTCGCCGCCCTGGGCGCTGCGGCTGCCCGGTTGGCCGGCGGCGACCTGTCGACCAGGGTCGACTCCTCCCTCGGAGCCCTGGAACTGGGGCAACTTGGCCGCAACTTCAATGCCATGGCCGACACCATTGAGATCAGGGAACAGCAACTGGCCCAGGCCGCCAGGGCCTTGGACAAGGTGCGCAACCAGTTAAGCAATATCCTCGAATCAATGCCCTCAGCCATCATCGGCGTGGACGCCGCCGGCCGCGTCAGCCATTTCAACGCCCAGGCCGTGGCCCTGTTCGCCCGAACCCGCGAAGCCGTCATCGGCAGCGACGCCGCAACCGCCGTGCCCTTTCTTGCCGAGCATAGGCGCACCATGGAAGCCGCCCTGCGGGAACGCCGCAGCATGGTCCTCGAACGCATGCCCCTGTGCCACAATGGCGACTGCGACCTCGTCACCATGCTGTTTTATCCGCTGGTGGCCAATGGCGTCGACGGCGTGGTTATCCGCATCGACGACATCACCGAACGCGAACGGCTGCGCGAACTCATGATCCAGACCGAAAAAATGATGAGCGTCGGCGGGCTGGCCGCCGGCATGGCCCATGAGATCAATAATCCGCTGGGCAGCATCCTCCAGGCCGCCCAGGTCGTGGAAATGCAGCTCGATCCGGCCATCCCGGCCAATCAGGCGGCCGCTGCCCAGGCCGGGATTACGGTTGAAGCCGTGCGCGCCTATCTGGAGGCCCGCAAGGTGCTTAAGTTCATTGCCGGCATCCGTGAGGCCGGGGTGCGCGCCGCCGGCATTGTGGCCAGTATGCTGGAATTTTCCCGGCAAAGCGATTCACGCCAGGCCCCGGCTGACGTCCGGACCATGGTGGACAAAAGCCTGGCCCTGGCCGAAAGTGACTATGATCTTAAAAAGAAATATGATTTCAGACATATAACCATAGTTCGCGACTATCCGGAACATCCGGTCGAGGTCGTCTGCGCGGCCACGGAAATCGAGCAGGTGCTGCTCAATCTCCTCAAGAATGCCGCCCATGCCCTGGCCGCGACCACCGACCCGACCCGGAAACCGACCATCACCGTCGGCATCCGTCCCCTGCCCGAGGCCGTGGAAATCACGGTGGCCGACAATGGTCCCGGCATGGACGAAGCCGTGCGGGCCAGAATCTTCGAGCCGTTTTACACCACCAAGCCCCAGGGCGAAGGCACGGGCCTGGGCCTGTCGGTGTCCTACTTCATCATTGTCAACAACCACGGCGGGGCCATTCGCATGGATTCCACTCCGGGCCAGGGAGCCGTCTGCACCGTCACCCTGCCCTGTTTGCCGCGCCCACCCCGAGGAGGAACGGCATGA
- a CDS encoding TMEM165/GDT1 family protein has protein sequence MDWKLLATTFATIFVAELGDKTQLACILTAADSRNPWVVFAGSSLALVATSLLGVIFAQFICNFVSPDIIKKVAAVAFVVMGVLIYFDKL, from the coding sequence ATGGACTGGAAACTGTTAGCAACGACGTTTGCCACGATTTTCGTGGCCGAGCTTGGCGACAAGACGCAGCTGGCCTGCATCTTGACCGCCGCCGACTCCAGGAACCCCTGGGTGGTGTTTGCCGGTTCTTCGCTGGCCCTGGTCGCCACGTCGCTTTTGGGCGTGATCTTCGCCCAGTTCATCTGTAATTTCGTGTCGCCTGACATCATCAAGAAGGTCGCTGCCGTGGCCTTCGTGGTCATGGGCGTGCTGATTTATTTCGACAAACTGTAG
- a CDS encoding agmatine deiminase family protein, with product MTVQWPAEFEKQTAVWLAWPGNASDWPGRFAPIAWVYGEMVRKLTGAGERVRLLVRDGKQEAAAKRVLASVGADTALVEWFTAPMDRGWTRDFMPFFVRRAGQIVAVDFGFTGWAKYPDHLLDDAVGPAVCRELGLPVVPAMHDGRRVVLEGGGMDGNGRGDVLTTEECLLDPLVQVRNPGFGRAEYEAVFRDYLGTQNVIWLGKGIAGDDTHGHVDDLCRFVDPQTVVLCREDDPADANYALLAENRERLEGVRLADGGSLQVIDLPMPRALVFRGQRLPASYANFLIADRAVLVPTFNDARDRLALGILAEAFPGREVVGISAVDLVWGLGTIHCLSHEEPAA from the coding sequence ATGACCGTACAATGGCCTGCGGAATTCGAGAAACAGACGGCGGTGTGGTTGGCTTGGCCGGGCAATGCCTCGGACTGGCCGGGCCGGTTTGCGCCGATTGCCTGGGTCTATGGCGAGATGGTGCGCAAGCTGACCGGGGCTGGCGAACGGGTGCGGCTGCTGGTGCGCGACGGGAAGCAGGAAGCGGCCGCCAAGCGGGTGCTGGCGTCCGTGGGGGCGGATACGGCGTTGGTGGAGTGGTTCACGGCTCCCATGGACCGGGGCTGGACCCGGGATTTCATGCCGTTTTTCGTGCGCCGGGCCGGGCAGATTGTGGCCGTCGATTTCGGGTTCACGGGCTGGGCCAAGTATCCGGACCATTTGCTCGATGACGCGGTCGGGCCGGCGGTGTGCCGGGAGCTGGGCCTTCCGGTCGTGCCGGCGATGCATGACGGCCGGCGGGTGGTCTTGGAGGGCGGCGGCATGGACGGCAACGGCCGGGGCGACGTGCTGACCACCGAGGAATGCCTGCTTGATCCCCTGGTCCAGGTGCGCAATCCCGGCTTTGGCCGGGCTGAGTACGAAGCGGTGTTCCGGGACTATCTGGGGACGCAGAACGTCATTTGGTTGGGCAAGGGCATTGCCGGCGACGACACTCATGGCCATGTGGACGATCTGTGCCGGTTCGTCGACCCGCAGACGGTGGTGTTGTGCCGGGAAGACGATCCGGCCGACGCCAATTATGCGCTGTTGGCCGAGAACCGGGAACGGTTGGAAGGCGTGCGGTTGGCCGATGGCGGCAGTTTGCAGGTGATCGACCTGCCCATGCCCCGGGCGCTGGTCTTTCGGGGCCAGCGGCTGCCGGCCAGTTACGCCAATTTTCTCATTGCCGACCGGGCGGTGCTGGTCCCGACCTTCAACGACGCCCGGGACCGGCTGGCCCTGGGCATTTTGGCCGAAGCCTTTCCGGGCCGCGAGGTGGTGGGCATTTCAGCCGTGGATCTGGTCTGGGGCCTGGGCACCATCCACTGTCTGAGCCACGAAGAACCGGCCGCCTGA
- a CDS encoding PAS domain S-box protein, whose translation MPETRPATILTMDDAEILREAMAMYLESHGYRVLQAADGREGLALFAAEHPDLVLIDLRMPVMDGLEVLASLRESAPDVPAIVVSGTGLLQDALQAIRLGAWDFITKPLPDMAVLLHAVRKALERARLLAENARYQQGLEEEIRRRTKDLETAGRRLEEQNLFLKTLIESIPNPIFYKDAEGRLMGVNESFCRLVGRGRDELAGRRPEEVFPDDQTGLFGSIDLESLSPRAAFSHEAAFVDAAGQPRHLVVGKSAYPDAAGRPAGLVGVINDLTAHKRLEDRLRQSEARYRLLVDTLPTGIVELDKNGMFRFANPSFDAIFGYGPRQLLGTNICGLAADELGKNRIRNLLQPGEPGSPAKGICNIKSKTRDGRILDVRIDWSETTAVHDTGTAPAQRTGFIAAITDITDLERAKDVVQRSLDEKQVLLAEIHHRVKNNLQIILGFINIQAEEAASDGERDRFARLETRIRSMALIHQQLYKHGDLSTIDMAEYAQTLTQSLASIFRHTMATVAVTCDCQTFHLHLDKAVPCGLLLNECITNACKHAFLPGQPGQLTVRMRLTDGQATILVADSGRGLPPEFDLETTQSMGMTLIKELTRQLAGELHFATGPGLRVEVRFATA comes from the coding sequence ATGCCCGAAACGAGGCCAGCCACCATTTTGACCATGGATGATGCCGAGATCCTGCGCGAAGCCATGGCCATGTACCTGGAGAGCCACGGCTACCGGGTGCTCCAGGCGGCAGACGGCCGGGAGGGACTGGCCCTTTTTGCCGCCGAACACCCGGATCTGGTGCTTATCGACCTGCGCATGCCGGTCATGGACGGCCTGGAGGTCCTGGCCAGCCTGCGCGAATCGGCCCCGGACGTTCCCGCCATCGTCGTCTCCGGCACAGGCCTGTTGCAGGACGCCCTGCAGGCCATCCGGTTGGGAGCCTGGGATTTTATCACCAAACCCCTGCCCGACATGGCCGTCCTCCTCCACGCCGTTCGTAAAGCTCTGGAACGCGCCCGGCTTCTGGCCGAAAACGCCCGCTACCAACAGGGGCTGGAAGAGGAAATCCGGCGGCGCACAAAGGACCTGGAAACGGCCGGCAGACGACTTGAGGAGCAAAACCTGTTTCTCAAGACCCTGATTGAATCCATCCCCAACCCGATTTTCTACAAAGACGCCGAAGGTCGGCTCATGGGCGTCAACGAGAGTTTCTGCCGGCTGGTGGGACGCGGCCGCGACGAACTGGCCGGTCGCAGGCCCGAGGAGGTCTTTCCCGACGATCAGACCGGGCTGTTCGGCTCCATCGACCTCGAAAGCCTGTCGCCGCGGGCAGCCTTCAGCCATGAAGCGGCCTTTGTCGATGCCGCCGGCCAGCCCCGCCATCTGGTCGTTGGCAAGTCGGCCTACCCCGACGCCGCCGGCCGTCCGGCCGGGCTGGTCGGCGTCATAAACGACCTGACCGCCCACAAGCGGCTGGAAGACCGGTTGCGCCAAAGCGAGGCCCGCTACCGCCTGCTCGTCGACACCCTGCCCACCGGCATTGTCGAGCTGGACAAAAACGGCATGTTCCGCTTTGCCAACCCCTCCTTCGACGCCATCTTCGGCTACGGCCCGCGCCAGCTTCTGGGCACCAATATATGCGGCCTGGCCGCCGACGAACTCGGCAAAAACCGTATCCGCAACCTGCTGCAGCCAGGGGAACCGGGCAGTCCGGCCAAGGGGATCTGCAACATCAAGAGCAAGACCCGGGACGGCCGCATCCTGGACGTGCGCATTGACTGGAGTGAAACCACTGCCGTTCATGATACCGGGACGGCCCCGGCACAGCGGACCGGTTTTATCGCCGCCATCACCGACATCACCGACCTGGAACGGGCCAAGGACGTGGTGCAGCGTTCCCTGGACGAAAAACAGGTGCTATTGGCCGAAATCCACCACCGGGTCAAAAACAACCTGCAAATCATCCTGGGGTTTATCAACATCCAGGCCGAAGAAGCAGCCAGCGACGGCGAACGCGACCGCTTCGCCCGCCTGGAGACGCGCATCCGCTCCATGGCGCTTATTCACCAGCAACTCTACAAGCACGGCGATCTCTCCACCATCGACATGGCCGAATACGCCCAGACCCTGACCCAGTCCCTGGCCTCGATTTTCCGCCACACCATGGCCACTGTCGCCGTGACCTGCGATTGCCAGACCTTCCATCTCCATCTCGACAAGGCCGTGCCCTGCGGCCTGCTCCTAAACGAATGCATCACCAACGCCTGCAAGCACGCCTTCCTCCCGGGCCAGCCCGGCCAACTCACCGTGCGCATGCGCCTGACTGACGGCCAGGCTACAATCCTGGTGGCCGATTCCGGCCGAGGACTGCCCCCGGAATTCGATCTGGAAACGACCCAATCCATGGGCATGACGCTCATCAAGGAACTGACCCGCCAGTTGGCCGGCGAACTTCACTTCGCCACGGGTCCGGGGCTGCGCGTGGAAGTGCGCTTCGCCACGGCCTAG
- a CDS encoding DMT family transporter has product MARTVLLGALAALFFSSTFILNRAMSLEGGHWLWAASLRYAFMLPVLLLWTLAAGGPKAVADALRLFLRNPLFWTLAGSIGFGVFYAGVTLAAAYSPGWVTATTWQATILATPLVLALLGRRVPKKGLAFTAAIFAGIVMVNYEQASASASVGNLWGVAAVLVAALAYPLGNQLVWEARHGGKGRIPRIDQPCLDAGRTPTLLLTIGSIPFWLILIAVIQPPPPSHGQITQTALVALFSGVIATTLFLRARSRAKNAYELAATDATQALEVVFCLLGETLLLAAPWPGPLGLAGITLAVVGLVLYVCRQV; this is encoded by the coding sequence ATGGCCCGGACCGTTCTCCTCGGCGCACTGGCAGCGCTCTTTTTCAGCTCGACCTTCATCCTCAACCGGGCCATGAGCCTGGAAGGCGGCCACTGGCTCTGGGCCGCCAGCCTGCGCTACGCCTTTATGCTGCCGGTTTTGCTCCTGTGGACGTTGGCCGCCGGCGGTCCCAAAGCCGTGGCCGACGCCCTGCGCCTGTTCCTGCGAAACCCCCTGTTCTGGACCCTGGCCGGCTCCATCGGCTTTGGCGTCTTCTACGCCGGCGTCACCCTGGCCGCCGCCTACTCTCCCGGCTGGGTCACCGCCACCACCTGGCAGGCCACCATCCTGGCCACCCCGCTGGTGCTCGCCCTGCTCGGCCGGCGCGTGCCCAAAAAAGGGCTCGCCTTCACCGCCGCCATCTTTGCCGGCATCGTCATGGTCAACTACGAACAGGCCAGCGCCTCTGCCAGCGTCGGCAACCTCTGGGGCGTGGCCGCCGTCCTCGTCGCCGCCCTCGCCTATCCGCTGGGCAACCAGCTCGTCTGGGAAGCCCGCCACGGCGGCAAAGGACGCATCCCGCGCATCGACCAGCCCTGCCTCGATGCCGGACGCACCCCCACCCTGCTCCTGACCATCGGCTCCATCCCCTTCTGGCTCATCCTCATCGCCGTCATCCAGCCGCCGCCACCCAGCCACGGACAAATCACCCAGACCGCCCTGGTGGCCCTTTTCTCCGGCGTCATCGCCACCACACTCTTCCTGCGCGCCCGCAGTCGGGCCAAAAACGCCTACGAACTGGCCGCCACCGACGCCACCCAGGCCCTGGAAGTCGTCTTCTGCCTGCTCGGCGAAACCCTGCTCCTGGCCGCACCCTGGCCCGGTCCCCTGGGACTGGCCGGCATTACCCTTGCCGTCGTCGGCCTTGTCCTCTACGTCTGCCGACAGGTGTAG